CATTGCTACACCGCACCAGGTCAAACAGGCAACTCCTTTAGCTACAGAAAGCCAATCCTGGCTAGAACATGACGCATAATCCACTTGGCGCTGACGTACAAGACGCACAGCAAGCCCTCTCGGCTTACAATTTTCAACCACCTGAAATCGCGCTCGTGCTGGGCTCGGGGCTTGGCGGACTGGCAGATGCCATCGAAGACGCTGTTATAATCCCAACTGGCGAAATCCCGGGGTACCCGGTATCAACCGCACCCGGGCACAAAGGCCGGCTTGTCATTGGCAAACTGGAAGGCCGGCAGGTTGTCGCCATACAGGGCCGCGTCCATGTTTATGAGGGATATCCGGCGCGCGCCTCAGCGTTTCCAATCAGACTCGTCCATGCCCTCGGCGCCAGCAAGCTATTGCTGACAAATGCGGCCGGGGGGATCAACAAAGACATGGGCCCGGGTACCTTGATGTTCATCAGGGACCACATCAACTTTGCCTTCGAACATCCGCTTGCAGGCCCAAACGTCGACGGTGGCCAGCGGTTTGTTGACCTTTGTAATGCCTACGACCCCGATTGGCTTGAGCGTGCAGAAGCTGCTGCTTTAGCTGCAGGAATTGCCGCACAAAAAGGCGTCTACCTCTGGACCAAGGGTCCGTCGTATGAAACCAAGGCCGAAATACATGCCTATCGCCAACTGGGCGCGGATGCAGTTGGGATGAGCACTGTACCGGAAACACTGCAAGCCAATTATCTCGGCATGAAGGTATTGGGCATCTCTACCATAACAAACCCCGCAGCGGGCATGAGCCCCGAGCCGTTGCGCCACGAAGATGTACTAGCCGTAGGCCAACAGATACGAGCGACACTCGAAAAACTGGTTCGTGTTATCCTGAAACAGACCTAGAAGTGGCGGCCGATTCTAGCCAAAAATTGATAATCAGCCTACAAATCTCTATTGTATAGCTAGATTAAACGATGTGAATACTACCTAATGTAGCTGAATGCATTGTATTTTCTTATATTCATTTGCATATTAGGATGTAAAGTTTGCCCGATTTAAGGGTTGGGTGGATTGTATTCTTATCAATTTACGGCTGTTTAACCAAAGCCTGGTGTTCAAGGGCGAGGAGAGGTAAT
This is a stretch of genomic DNA from Bacteroidota bacterium. It encodes these proteins:
- a CDS encoding purine-nucleoside phosphorylase, translated to MTHNPLGADVQDAQQALSAYNFQPPEIALVLGSGLGGLADAIEDAVIIPTGEIPGYPVSTAPGHKGRLVIGKLEGRQVVAIQGRVHVYEGYPARASAFPIRLVHALGASKLLLTNAAGGINKDMGPGTLMFIRDHINFAFEHPLAGPNVDGGQRFVDLCNAYDPDWLERAEAAALAAGIAAQKGVYLWTKGPSYETKAEIHAYRQLGADAVGMSTVPETLQANYLGMKVLGISTITNPAAGMSPEPLRHEDVLAVGQQIRATLEKLVRVILKQT